DNA from Candidatus Cloacimonas acidaminovorans str. Evry:
TCCTCATTCCAGTTGTCATTATAATCTCTCCAGACAACTGCTATTTCCTGACTGCCTTTTTGCCCTGAAATAAACAAATATTTCCTGCCCTGATTACGCACCTTCATTCTTTTAACTTTCAAGCCCAAAAGGTAATTGAAGGTCTCCGGTAGGTCAACTACTATTTCCTGAGGTTCGCCAACTTCTTCTAAATTCACTTTCAGCTTATAGGAAAAAGGTGTTTTCAATTTTTCTATATTTAGCAAACTGGAATTTTCTCTTGTTTCAAAATCTATAAAGTAACGGAATAAATATTCATCGGATAAACTCAAATCTATTTGCTCACTCTCTGGTTCTTTAATTTCCAGATTATCCAGAGTGTCTTCATATTGCTCCAATACCTGATATTGGAAAAATCCCCCGGCTTTATGTTCATTATACTTTTCTTGAACATCTTTCTCTTTGGAAATACCCGATTTGTCATAAAACAAGACCTTCTTCATCCTGGGCATAACCACACTCCAAAAATGTTCGCCCATTTCTATACCTATCCATTTTCTTCCTAATTTTTGTGCTACAGCTGTCGTGGTTCCTGAACCGAGAAAGAAATCCATCACTATGTTTCTTTCATCTGAAGTGGACTCTATAACTCGCTTTAATAGTATCTCTGAATTCTCTGTGGGGAAATCCCAATTAAATGAATATCCATAAAAACCTGTCCAGTCATCTGTAAGATATATAATGTCAGGTTTTAACATCTGAGGATTTCCTCGGGAACTATATCTTAGTAATCCATCATTTTCCATTTTGTTAATTATTACCTGGTTAGGAAATCTCCTGCCTTGTCTAGGTATAATTTCTTTTCCTAAAATTATTTTTGCCCTAGACAATACATTTCCTTTTTCATCATACTTTAAATTATTGGGGGAGAACATATTAATCATATCATTAGGTACTATATCCCATTTTTCGCCTTCCATGTCCAATGCTCTCCATTCTTGTTTTTCCCTATTTTCCGTTATATGACAAAAAAATACATTATTAGAATTTTTACAATAACATAATATAACATCATGCCAAGAGAGTAGTACTTTACCTTCTGTTTTCATCCTTACTGATTTATTTACAATAATCTCATTCCTAAAGTTATCTTCATAAAATATGTAATTCATAACCGGTCTTAATACCCAATTACCATTATAGTCACAACGCACAAAGATACTTGCGCTGTCTTTCATAATATTTTTTGCTAAGGACAATCTATTTTCTAATAAACTTGCCCAGGTAGAGTCCTTATATTTAACATTGTAAAGGTAATCGGCGTCTTGTTCTTTATTAAAGGGAGGGTCTATATAGATGGTTTGAATTTGTTCTTTAAATTTGGGTAAGATAGTATTCAGAGCTTGCCAGTTCTCGCTTTTGATAAGTAAGCCATCCAATAGTTCATTCAGGTCTATATGTTCGGTCAATTTTTCCAGAAGTGTGTCTTGGAAAGTAGGGCTGAAGTATTTTGTATCCAGAGGTAATTTTTTATATTCGGTATCAATTAAGTCCTTTCTAAAGTAGAGGTCTGCTTCTTTTTCTATTTTGCCGAAGCCGAGTTCTTCCCATTCTTGCAGTTGTTTTTGGTTTTTCAGGATTTCCTTTATAGTAGAGGTGAGGAATTCCTTATCCGTGTATTGGCAGATTCTATCCAAAGAGATAACATAATTGGTGCTTAAAACGAATTTTTTCTTTTCCCACAGGCGTTTTTGGAAGTTCTCTATTTGAGCCAGGAAGTCAATTATATCTGTTCCTATATCTCTAACCACTTTGGCTCGGGTGATATGTTTATCCAGAAATTTTGCCTGCTCCATGGTATCTATATTCAGAACTTCGTCTTTAATGAAGAATTCCAGTTGTTCGGAAAGAAACTTTTTGAGGTCTTTATGAATGAAATAGTCCTTAGTGTTTTTAGAGGTAAATCTGTTTAGCTGATAGAGCAATGTCTCCTGAATTTTTATATATTCACTTTGCATACTATGAGCTGTGTATATATCTTTTATACCTTCCACAATAGTAGTATAGTTCTGCTGATTTATCTTTTCCTGTTTAGAGGAATTGCTGCCTCCTTCCACTTGGTAAGCGTTAACTTCCTTTTCCTCTAATTCTCTATATTGAAAGCAGATAAGCAAATCATTGTTTTGTAGTTGCCAGGGATTTTCTTCATCCAAAACAAAAAACCTTTCTTTAGTTGCCTTTTTAGAGCCCAATTCTTCTTTGGCAGCAACAATACGAAAGATAACTCTATGATTTACTGCCTTGAAAGTGTAATCCCGAAAAAGGACACCGGTTTTGGTATAATACTGATCATAATTTGCCCAGTATAATTTTACTTCTTCTCCGTCATAAGGAATAGCGTATTTGAATTTTTTATTGGAATAACGGTATTGGGGAACAAAATCACCTTCTTCATAATAGCGGGAAAAGAAATTAAACAAGTCGTTAAATACTTGGAGTTTAATTTCCTCAATTTGCTCTATATTCTTTTTCCGTTCAAGTAGTTTCGTATATTCTTTCCCTAAGTTTGAATCGGCATATTTTTCTATAATTTCGCCTGCAGGTGTAAAAGAATTAATCCCAATATTTTCGGTTATTACCTTCTTTTGCTTGTCAATTTGTTCATCCAGATTTTTATCAATTTCTTTTTCGTATTTGGCAAAGGAATTCTTAACTCTGGTAACGAGGTCGTCTTCAATAAACTTTTTAATTCTGTCTCTTTTATAATTCAAAATGCGGTAAATACCGAAATCCAAATCCGATGTTTCAAATTGAAAAAGACCTTTCAGTAATTCCTGAAATTTCGTAATACTATCCATTATAACCTCTTTTTGGGTAATAGAGCAAATATAAAGCTGCTTACTTTATAAACAAT
Protein-coding regions in this window:
- a CDS encoding DNA methyltransferase, coding for MDSITKFQELLKGLFQFETSDLDFGIYRILNYKRDRIKKFIEDDLVTRVKNSFAKYEKEIDKNLDEQIDKQKKVITENIGINSFTPAGEIIEKYADSNLGKEYTKLLERKKNIEQIEEIKLQVFNDLFNFFSRYYEEGDFVPQYRYSNKKFKYAIPYDGEEVKLYWANYDQYYTKTGVLFRDYTFKAVNHRVIFRIVAAKEELGSKKATKERFFVLDEENPWQLQNNDLLICFQYRELEEKEVNAYQVEGGSNSSKQEKINQQNYTTIVEGIKDIYTAHSMQSEYIKIQETLLYQLNRFTSKNTKDYFIHKDLKKFLSEQLEFFIKDEVLNIDTMEQAKFLDKHITRAKVVRDIGTDIIDFLAQIENFQKRLWEKKKFVLSTNYVISLDRICQYTDKEFLTSTIKEILKNQKQLQEWEELGFGKIEKEADLYFRKDLIDTEYKKLPLDTKYFSPTFQDTLLEKLTEHIDLNELLDGLLIKSENWQALNTILPKFKEQIQTIYIDPPFNKEQDADYLYNVKYKDSTWASLLENRLSLAKNIMKDSASIFVRCDYNGNWVLRPVMNYIFYEDNFRNEIIVNKSVRMKTEGKVLLSWHDVILCYCKNSNNVFFCHITENREKQEWRALDMEGEKWDIVPNDMINMFSPNNLKYDEKGNVLSRAKIILGKEIIPRQGRRFPNQVIINKMENDGLLRYSSRGNPQMLKPDIIYLTDDWTGFYGYSFNWDFPTENSEILLKRVIESTSDERNIVMDFFLGSGTTTAVAQKLGRKWIGIEMGEHFWSVVMPRMKKVLFYDKSGISKEKDVQEKYNEHKAGGFFQYQVLEQYEDTLDNLEIKEPESEQIDLSLSDEYLFRYFIDFETRENSSLLNIEKLKTPFSYKLKVNLEEVGEPQEIVVDLPETFNYLLGLKVKRMKVRNQGRKYLFISGQKGSQEIAVVWRDYNDNWNEDDYNKDRDFIMEQLKDWEPQIVYINGQNNLTPDWGEKRVEIRSTDSEFKRLMG